The following proteins are encoded in a genomic region of Astatotilapia calliptera chromosome 22, fAstCal1.2, whole genome shotgun sequence:
- the ndufb9 gene encoding NADH dehydrogenase [ubiquinone] 1 beta subcomplex subunit 9 isoform X2, producing the protein MQRSFTDRDKYRFYACLLRARFDENKTEKDMVKATMMLKAGEEEFWTNQHPQPYIFPDSPGGTSYERYECYKVPEWVLDHWHPSEKAMYPDYFSKREQWKKLRNQSWEKEVAQLEAETPAVGPKSEALPPARKEGDLPPLWWQFVTRPRERPT; encoded by the exons ATGCAGAGGAGCTTCACGGACAG AGACAAGTACCGTTTCTATGCCTGCTTACTGCGGGCTCGCTTTGATGAAAACAAGACTGAGAAGGACATGGTGAAGGCCACCATGATGCTAAAGGCAGGAGAGGAGGAATTCTGGACCAACCAACATCCTCAGCCCTACATCTTCCCCGACTCTCCTGGGGGGACCTCATATGAGAGATACGAGtgctacaaa GTCCCAGAGTGGGTGCTGGACCACTGGCACCCCTCGGAGAAGGCCATGTATCCTGATTATTTCTCCAAGAGAGAGCAGTGGAAGAAACTGAGGAATCAGAGCTGGGAGAAAGAG GTTGCCCAGCTAGAGGCTGAGACCCCTGCTGTTGGACCGAAGTCCGAAGCTCTTCCTCCTGCCCGCAAAGAGGGCGACCTCCCCCCTCTGTGGTGGCAGTTCGTCACCCGTCCCAGGGAGCGCCCCACATAA
- the ndufb9 gene encoding NADH dehydrogenase [ubiquinone] 1 beta subcomplex subunit 9 isoform X1 → MASAYLTHQQKVLRLYKKSLRHLESWCIFRDKYRFYACLLRARFDENKTEKDMVKATMMLKAGEEEFWTNQHPQPYIFPDSPGGTSYERYECYKVPEWVLDHWHPSEKAMYPDYFSKREQWKKLRNQSWEKEVAQLEAETPAVGPKSEALPPARKEGDLPPLWWQFVTRPRERPT, encoded by the exons ATGGCCTCTGCCTATCTCACTCACCAGCAGAAAGTGCTGCGGCTTTACAAGAAGTCCTTGAGACACCTCGAGTCGTGGTGCATATTTAG AGACAAGTACCGTTTCTATGCCTGCTTACTGCGGGCTCGCTTTGATGAAAACAAGACTGAGAAGGACATGGTGAAGGCCACCATGATGCTAAAGGCAGGAGAGGAGGAATTCTGGACCAACCAACATCCTCAGCCCTACATCTTCCCCGACTCTCCTGGGGGGACCTCATATGAGAGATACGAGtgctacaaa GTCCCAGAGTGGGTGCTGGACCACTGGCACCCCTCGGAGAAGGCCATGTATCCTGATTATTTCTCCAAGAGAGAGCAGTGGAAGAAACTGAGGAATCAGAGCTGGGAGAAAGAG GTTGCCCAGCTAGAGGCTGAGACCCCTGCTGTTGGACCGAAGTCCGAAGCTCTTCCTCCTGCCCGCAAAGAGGGCGACCTCCCCCCTCTGTGGTGGCAGTTCGTCACCCGTCCCAGGGAGCGCCCCACATAA
- the LOC113014669 gene encoding angiopoietin-related protein 7-like, protein MKRVEVLIFYFLLVVWCVRPVDGDFLVSDVTHDDDAHPNTLTETDTDAPDRNIQTNRDIRDTSMETNWDEPDMRKDHYEDADWHPLTSFTETLTDLTPDAPLVIRNDNTGAEDSTNQTFNQTVSNSSASECGEFSSQLMSNGQCRLTATLPPVGNSQKRCPDMFRCTDDVSYWLHENENRKEQLEELKETMSGLQEELRNHRHRVKALEMQGEESVNLNSTFHQRLRSLERRHAEADTLLHVHAALLYELQVQLRNLSATARHMSHNTGCKVNVIRTAPPLGMRDTLPPDVQPLSFCPSDCASLYHNGVRRSGVYTIVLSPGTARPVYCDMETEGGGWTVLQRRRDGSVSFNRGWSEYRDGFGEPRGEHWLGNQHLHRLSNQGHYSLRIDLQDWSHAHKHALYHTFRIEDEDNQYRLHVSGFSGTAEDSFGWYHDLQGFSTPDTGNICAEISHAGWWFHQCFYANLNGVYYKGGHYSLKAQNLLGPDGIVWFSWKDSDFYSLKAVTMMARPHNFRPRLSP, encoded by the exons ATGAAGCGGGTTGAagtgttaatattttatttcttaCTGGTTGTTTGGTGCGTTCGGCCTGTCGACGGTGACTTTCTGGTCTCAGATGTTACCCATGATGATGATGCCCACCCCAACACCCTCACAGAAACCGACACCGATGCACCGGACAGGAATATCCAAACAAACAGGGACATACGGGACACGAGCATGGAGACAAACTGGGACGAGCCAGATATGAGAAAGGACCACTATGAGGATGCTGACTGGCATCCTCTTACCTCCTTTACGGAAACGCTTACCGACCTGACCCCTGACGCCCCACTGGTGATACGCAATGACAACACTGGCGCTGAAGATAGCACCAACCAAACCTTCAACCAGACTGTCAGCAATTCATCAGCGTCAGAGTGCGGCGAGTTCAGCAGTCAGCTGATGTCTAACGGACAATGCCGACTGACGGCAACACTTCCTCCTGTAGGAAATTCTCAAAAACGCTGCCCAGACATGTTCCGGTGTACAGACGACGTCTCCTATTGGCTCCATGAGAACGAAAACAGAAAGGAGCAGCTGGAAGAGCTGAAAGAGACGATGTCAGGGCTCCAGGAGGAGCTGAGGAACCACCGGCATCGAGTCAAGGCCCTGGAGATGCAG GGTGAAGAAAGTGTTAACTTAAACTCAACCTTTCACCAGCGGTTGCGTTCTCTGGAGCGCCGTCACGCCGAGGCCGACACGCTGCTCCACGTGCACGCGGCGCTGCTGTACGAGCTGCAGGTGCAGCTCCGAAACCTGTCGGCAACCGCGCGCCACATGAGTCACAACACGGGCTGCAAGGTCAACGTGATCAGGACTGCGCCACCACTCGGCATGCGAGACACACTGCCGCCAG ATGTACAGCCCCTGTCTTTCTGTCCATCAGACTGTGCGTCTCTGTATCACAACGGTGTCCGTCGTTCTGGTGTTTACACCATTGTCCTGTCACCAGGCACCGCCCGGCCGGTCTACTGCGACATGGAGACCGAGG GTGGAGGCTGGACAGTGTTGCAGCGGCGCCGTGATGGGTCAGTGAGCTTCAACCGTGGATGGTCTGAGTACCGTGATGGCTTTGGCGAGCCGCGAGGTGAACACTGGCTGGGGAACCAGCACCTGCACCGGCTGTCTAACCAGGGCCACTACAGCCTCCGCATTGACCTGCAGGACTGGAGCCACGCCCACAAACATGCTCTGTACCACACTTTCAG AATCGAGGATGAGGACAACCAGTACCGCCTGCATGTGTCCGGTTTCAGCGGGACAGCGGAGGATTCGTTCGGCTGGTATCATGACCTGCAGGGTTTCAGCACACCAGACACGGGCAACATCTGTGCTGAGATCAGCCACGCTGGCTGGTGGTTCCACCAGTGTTTCTATGCTAACCTCAACGGTGTCTACTACAAG GGGGGGCACTACTCTCTGAAAGCTCAGAACTTGCTGGGGCCAGATGGCATTGTTTGGTTCTCCTGGAAGGATTCAGACTTCTACTCTCTGAAGGCGGTCACCATGATGGCACGACCACATAACTTCAGGCCACGCCTGTCACCATAG